In Brassica napus cultivar Da-Ae chromosome C2, Da-Ae, whole genome shotgun sequence, the sequence aactttagtaatttaaagttgtttttaaaatttgaaaatgtaacatatacgaaaaatataaattttattatatggtgaatatgattgtttaattttatattattaagataaattaagcaaaaaaagatgaaagatataaaaattgttacaaaatctttattattcgaaatcattaattgcaatatatattttaatcatattaggtaatttcatagcttttatttaaggaaactatatttttgtatattaataattattttatgattagtttaataaaaaatatagtatatgtttatatggaccaacttaaTTCTCTAGTACttctaagaatcattttaatgataataaatatcatatttagaatgttgtaatgcttctcttttaatatacaaGGAATAGACTATAGAAAGAGATATTTGGTCAAAGATTAAAGATTGTATCTTTTAACAATTGTATTTGAAGTATAAATACGTTTGCATTTGAAGATTAAATAATTGTgctttatttataaatttaaataagattttctacttttataaagtttatagttgctagtttttttattttttattttttttattattttttggtcaaacttTACTTCATTATCTTAAGAGTTTAAAACTCCATAAGAGGAGGAGGTGTTATAACATAGGAAGACATCACAACCCAAAGAGTTTGCCATAGCGTAAATACAACACATAAATTGAACATATAAAACACCAAAAAGAAAGATAAGGAATCGAATAGCAAAAATGATCCAATGAACATCAAATGACCAATTCTCTGAAAGAAGGTGAATGAGTTCTTGACAGTCTAACTTGTAGACAAGGTTCGAGAAACCTGTTGATATGATCACAACTTGTGCAACCAAAAGGGCTAGACACTCTGCAACAATGCCAAACATTTGGATGTTgctagtttttatttgtttgtttttaccTCTTAACAAACACTTCAAATCATTTCACAAAGcttttgttagtaaaaattgtttaaatttgCCAAACTAAACTGTGTACTTTTGAATCACAAGCAAATATTTGGATAACCAAAATCTGATGTATAACCAaatccaaaactaaaatgaGTTCAACTAAGTTTATAGTGTATTATACTAATTCGAACCAAATCCTAAGAAACCCAAATTAAATCATAACATAActtaaaaaatatccaaatggGATCAAGTTTCATGTCTTCAAACAAACCGAAACTCGAATAAACCATTAAATTATAATCTTTCCATTTTCATAAGATAAATGTTCtggacttttttttgtttcaaaatgataATCTTTAATGCTGTTTTATGAGTCAATGataataaattgtaaatttctgattttgttgtgttattaaatttttattggtttgaattataaaaatatataatctgcatttataattaaactgtagtatatatttttaacatggGTGAatatatcactcaaattaccctaaggagtgaattactctctcaaataaaaggTTCAGTTTTAGTGCTTAGGTATCgtatccacagagactctaggattacacaatagatttataGTATTTGAAATAAAGCTAGAAAAGCAAGTTGTAAGCAGTAAATGAAGTGAAGATTGGGTGAACAAGTTGTTTAGTTGATTGAATTGAGGTTGTTAACAAGTTGGGAAAATACCTAGATTCATGTAAATTTTCAGGTATGACAAGTATGCAAACTTATTAGGTTATTAGGGATTTATGAATATTAATTGTTCTCGAATTCAAGCTGAAGTTATAATCTATCAACTCTCGTATGAAAGTCCTAAGGGAGTGTCGATTGATGTCTCCTAtggattgtcgatcgatgtctggtattgactgtcgatcgatatatcttatggagtgtcgatcgacactacttctagcaagctttaacgaataggtttgatgtgttctCTAATcacctagaccaactctcgtgtGCCTAACTAATAAGATCATACTAGTTTTATTCAGGCAACAGGCCAAGCTCTCACTTGCACTAAtcaatcctaagatctaagttcaAGGTTTATCAACCCTAAGCTTAGTAAtaagaacaactagatgaagaactaatTAAATCACCCTAACAACAATATAGATTTAGCAAACCATAAGTTAACCTTtgaaaaaccctaatctaacaagagaactactcagacatatttataggaaacatTATGATGATCAGAATTATACtgcaatagataaataaaaacagaatagaataaaaaaacaaagggagttcaagatcttccatctctcaaggtgtacagatctctctttctaatcctaagctctctgtctagaatagtatgaagcataaccgtcaacaatggctaagaaacagtaaaataggaTTTTTAGTCGTGTAGGgatattctggtaatttgtggtaaTTTCTGGACCTAAATTagtcataaaatatattcaGCCTGCATTCTGGAaacaccgtcgatcgatgccaagggtgcaccatcgatcgatattcctttATCTCCTCgtcagcttcctctcgcgaggcaaaCTGACCACTCTTTAGTAACAcatgcataacttctgctacaggatgctgattgacctcataCCAGTGGCATTGGAAAACTAACTCAAAGTTCTAGGCTTAATCTAACGGTGgtaaggtctccatccatagctaaacatctgatgcGTCTATGCAGTAAGCTCCAAAAGACTgaaaaatcaccatatttctctacaacgtacctgaacctgtaaatactctaaaaagactctaaaacatagtaattagttattaaaaaacttacaaaCCATGGATAAAAGTAGGTAAAATTTATGGCCTATCAGTGAAGAACCATGATCAGAATAATCAATAATGCAAAACATTGCTTCTCAACTCAGTCTTGAAGTCTAGAATTGCTTACAGTTGGATCGGGTTTGTTACTAATAGCCAGGTTTATTAAGATTAAGCACATGTTTCTCTCTTTGTATCTCAGTTTTCCAACAAATTCACTAGGAAGagtataaatgttatttttgatcGCTTCATAGCTCTTCTTACTAGGAGAATTCTTTAAGGTCACACACCTCCATACATATTCTTGATGGTGAATCTTCGGACTGCTGATCTTGGAGCTCTTACTGGTCGGAGAAGACAGTATGTTCCATATGCTGATCAAGACTCTCTCATATGACGTCTTTGGTTAATTAAATCTATCTGTTTGTTTCATGAGGTTGTACCGACAAGAAAAGTAAAGAGGTCCTCCTTATAATATCGCCACTAAAGGAATCATTTCAGATATAGCTCATGCCACCTTCAAAGTGGCAGAGGAGACATAAGTTAATATAAACTAAGAGATGTGTTTAATGACCTAGAATAACTAGAGATTATTAGCATTACCTTTAAAGGCTTCTATGTAGATATAGTGGAAAAAAGAATATGACAATTTTgacccaagaaaaaaaaagaaaaggatacGACACTCTTCTACGGGTGGGATATCAGTAATAATTTAAAGAGAGGTTCCATTGCTTGGCGATGTTTTGGATTTGACCCTCCTTTGCAATTTAACAAAGATCCACTATAGATATAGAGGTTTTCATAAATCTGAGTTTAGAAGTAATGATCCTGCTGTATCTAAACATATCATACTCGTTTGTTAGTTCAAGGCAAAAGCTCCTCTGTTACCACATCATATATCCGTGTAATGAccttttttcatgttttctttaCAAGACCCAAACCTATACTATGTTGTTAATGATAAAGCTGAGCACCGGAAAGAAACATGGGTCCATGAACCATTTGCTTGTCATGGCTGATTCAGCTACATACCAGAGGCTTTCACACAGGATGGATCAGAAGAGGTGAGCTCTTGCTGCACCTTAGGCTACTTGGCTGTCAAGGTGACTAAGTAGCCAACAACTGCTGTAGCAGTTCCCAGGATCCCACCCATAATGACCTGATGACACAGAAACAGATATGGTCTAACATGAAAGCCATCACTATTGATCTGAGCTGCCTCAATTTTGCATTATTCGCTTACCTGTGGAGGGGTATGACCTAGAAGTTCACGCAAGGGTCTGCTTTCAGCGAGGGGATGCTCTGAAGGAAGTTCATACACAATCTGATTGAGAACCTGGAAATGAAACAGACCCAAATCagccaaaaataaaaacagatgctaacaaaaaaaaagagaaaacaaacaaaagaaaaacctcAGCTTGGCGTCCAGCATGTAATCTTACACCAGTTGCATCACACATAACCTGCcgcagaaaaaaataaaacacaaaaccCCTAACTATTTAATCCTCTCCTCAAGCCTTAACCATCAAAACTGATAAGAAAAGTGATTGAATAAGCCATACAATGGAAGTGAGAATGAAAGCCATAGCGAAAAGAGATCCTCCAAAGCCTTCTTGTAAACCAACGGCCATAGCAAGAGCTGTAACAGTTGCTGAATGTGAAGAAGGCATTCCTCCAGACCCAACAAGCCGTTTCAGATCCCATCTCTTTTCCTTATACCTTTTGACAAAACATACAAACAGAGTTGTCGGTAAAATCTCTGTCTTTGTCTAAACCATTCTCAGAAACTACATATGAGTAGTAAACGTACCAGGTGGTGAAGAACTTGATGAATTGTGCGATGGTGAAAGCTAATACGGCGGAAAGCAGAGGGTAGTTCGTGAAAATAGAGAAATAGTGGGAAGAAAGGGAAGACGATTCCTCCATTAGACGATGGTCGATTGATCTCATTAGGGCTTCAAATCAATAACGAGAGCTCTCTACTAGATGAAGACATGATCCATAAGAGGAACCCTTTGCGTGTGGAAAAATCTTTCTTTTTGATCTCTCTCTAATGGGGTCTACCCTTCaaaatctttattttcttcttcctcgaaatatTCTTTCGTGTTTGTTTTCTCGCTTCTTCTTTGCAACGGTGCTATTTAATATCATTTCTCAACCTAGGAAGGAGAAAACGTATTTATCCGAAATTGaataatcaaattatttatcttatatattctGTTTCGAAGAACATTTGTATtcctatttttatatttatttttcagttttcgAGATAAAGAATTAAAAATCGGCTATGCGATTTAAAATTCAGGAATCGAGTGTATATTCACAAAATGTAGCATGTGAAATGAGGATATGCatgtgttaaaaaaagaaaaaggaatgaGGATATGTATAGACGTTaacttgtatttatttattaattgattTGTGATTGCGCAGAATATGCTTCTTTGTTTGCAATTGTAATAAACAAGCGTCTCTCANNNNNNNNNNNNNNNNNNNNNNNNNNNNNNNNNNNNNNNNNNNNNNNNNN encodes:
- the LOC106395893 gene encoding uncharacterized membrane protein YuiD-like isoform X2, with the protein product MRSIDHRLMEESSSLSSHYFSIFTNYPLLSAVLAFTIAQFIKFFTTWYKEKRWDLKRLVGSGGMPSSHSATVTALAMAVGLQEGFGGSLFAMAFILTSIVMCDATGVRLHAGRQAEVLNQIVYELPSEHPLAESRPLRELLGHTPPQVIMGGILGTATAVVGYLVTLTAK
- the LOC106395893 gene encoding uncharacterized membrane protein YuiD-like isoform X1 — protein: MRSIDHRLMEESSSLSSHYFSIFTNYPLLSAVLAFTIAQFIKFFTTWYKEKRWDLKRLVGSGGMPSSHSATVTALAMAVGLQEGFGGSLFAMAFILTSIVMCDATGVRLHAGRQAEVLNQIVYELPSEHPLAESRPLRELLGHTPPQTISVSVSSGHYGWDPGNCYSSCWLLSHLDSQVA